The Geoalkalibacter sp. nucleotide sequence CTCCACCACCACCGCCACGGCGATCTGCGGCGCATCGGCCGGGGCATAGGCGACAAACAGGGCATGGTCGCGATGCCGATAGGGCGTCACGCGACTGGCGCGGTCTCGGTCATCGTCGCGCAGCCGCACCACCTGCGCCGTGCCGGTTTTGCCCGCCACCTTGAATTCGTCCAGGCGGCTGGCGCGACCGGTCGCCTGAGGATCATTGACGGCGGCCTCCAGGCTGCGTTGCACGGCGGCGAGGTTCGACGCACCAAAATCAACGGTTTTGAGCACTTCCGGCCGGGCCTCGTGCAGCACCTGCCCATCCCAGCCCTCGATGCGCTTGACCACCTGCGGACGCAAAACCTGCCCGCCATTGGCGACGCTTGCCGTCATGACGGCAAGTTGCAAGGGCGTGCTCAGGACATAGCCCTGGCCAATGGCGGCAATGACGGTTTCACCGTCATACCAAGGGGCGTTGAAGCGCTTGCGCTTCCAGGCCCGCGTCGGCATCAGCCCCTCTTTTTCGCCGGCCAGGGCAAACCCCAGGGCCTCGCCCATGCCCATTTCCCGCGCCATCTCGGCCAGGCGGTCGATGCCCAGATCAAGGCCGACTTTATAAAACCAGACGTCACAGCTTTCGCGCATGGCCTTGCGCAAGTCCGTCACGCCGTGCCCGGTGCGTTTCCAGCAGCGAAACTGCCGATTGCCTAGAGTGAAACTGCCGTAGCAGTCCACGCGGGTGTTGGGCGTGGCGACGCCGGCCCGCAAAGCCGCCAGGGCGGTGACGATCTTGAAAGTCGAGGCCGGCGGATACTGCCCCTTGATCGCCTTGTTCTGCAGGGGGTGCCGGGGGTTCTGCAACAATTCCAGCCATTCGGAGCCGCTGATGCCGCGCGCGAACAAAGCGGGATTGAAGGATGGACGGCTGGCCATGGCGAGAATTTCGCCGCTGCGCACATCCATCGCCACCACCGCGCCGGCGTGCTCGCCCAGAGCACGCTCGGCAGCCAACTGCACATCCTGACGCAGCGTCAGGTAAACCTTGTTGCCGGGAACGGGATCCTGAATCTTGAGCACCCGCAATTCCTTGCCCAGCACATCCACTTCCACCAGCCGCTGGCCTTCGATCCCGCGCAGAAAGGGTTCGAGAGTCTGCTCCAGGCCGCTTTTGCCGATGACATCCCCCGAGCGATAACCCTTGCCCGCGGGCTGGGCCAATTCGCGCTCCGTGATCTCGCCCAGATAGCCGAACAGATGGGCGGCGACGTCGGCGTGGGGATAGGAGCGCATGGGGTGCACATCGACCAGGACCCCCGGCAGATCCAGGGAATTTTCCTGCACGCGCTCAAGCAGATCGCGACTCACGTCGTCGGCCATGGGCACCGGCCGATAAAAGGGAAAGCGACGACCGGCCTTCAGCCGAGCTTCCAGGGTTTCCGAATCAACGTCTAGCAGCAGGGAGAGTTGCGCCAGCAACCGTTCGCGATCGTCGATGTCCTGCCGCATGACCGAAACGCCGAACGCCGGCCGGTTGTCGACCAGCAACTGTCCGTCGCGATCAAAGATCGGCCCGCGCGGCGCGGCGATGGGCATATAGCGAATCCGGTTGCGCTCGGAGAGGATCTGGAAGCGCTCGGCCTGAATGACCTGCAAGTACCACAGCCGCAGCAGCAGCAGAAGAAAAATGACCACGGCCACCAGGGACAGCAGCAGGAAACGCCGGGTCAGATCGGGGACATCGGTTTCATTTTTCATAGCGAGTATCGAGGTAACGCAGGCCCGGCACCCCCTCCAGCATGCCGGTGCGCCGGCCCAACCAGCGCAACAGGAGCAACAGAGCGCAGGCAACCAGGGCGCTGGTGAGAGCCTGAATCGGCATTTGTCGCAGAATGATCCGCCAACTGCGCCCGGCTTCGTCGAGCATGAGCAGAGTGATCGCCGTCAACCCGCGCAACGTCAGGGTCCCCCCGAACACCAGCAGAACCAGCAACAGGGAACTTTCCGTATTCAGGCGACGTTCGGTGAGCTTGATGAGAAAAAACGTGACGAGAAAGACAAAACCGTGCAGCCCCAAGGTCTGGGCGGCAAAAACATCGACGAGCAAGCCCAGCAGCCAGGCGATCAGGCCGCCGCGCATCGCCGTCTGCCCGAGACTCAGCAAAACGATGAGCAGGACGAACAACTCCGGACGCGCCAGGGGAGGCAGAAAACGCGGGAAAACCGCTGTTTGCAGCAGCGCGCAGGCAAAACCGAGCAGCACGAAAATTAGAACCTGCTTCAAGGCGCCTCCTCCACCAGCACCAGAACCTCCTCCAGGCGGGTGAAGTCGGCCGCCGGAGCCACTTCAACCGTCTGAAAAAGGCCGAAATCCCCTCGTTCGACGCGGACCACCTCGCCGAGCAGCAACCCCTTGGGAAAGACACCGCCGGTGCCCGAAGTGACAACCCGATCGCCCACTTCGATATCTTCCTGCCGCAGGGCGAAGTCAAGCACCAGGAAATCACCGCGCCCGCGGCTCACCCCGCGGGTTCGAGTGCGCTGCACCAGGGAAGCGACCGCCGAGGCGGCATCGGTGATCAACAAGACGCGCGCTTCGCCCGGCGAAGCCTTGATGACGCGACCCACGACACCGGCCGGCGTCACCACGGGCAAACCCTCGCGCACCCCGGAACGCGTGCCCTTATCCAGCAGCACGGTTCGCGACCAGGTCGTGGCGTCCGCCGCGATGACGCGCGCGGGAACCGCCGTAAGAGCAAATTCTTCCTTGAATTCCAGCAATTCCCGCAGACGTTCATTGGTCAGGCGAATTTCCCTGAGATTCTCCAACTCCGCCTTCAGCAAGCGATTTTCTTCGCGCAGATGAGCATTTTCCTGTGCCGTATCGACCAGCCAGAGATAATCGCGCCACCCGGAAGACACCCGCTCCCAGGCCAAATCAAAGGTTTTCTGAAAAGGCGCCGCCAGGGTCAGAACCGCCTGCTCAAAAAAGCTCGTCTGGTCCTTTTTCCGCAAATTGGCACTATAGAGAAACAAAGCCGCCAGCACCAGGCAAATGCCCAGGATCAGCGGCCGAAATTTTCTCAGCAATTCGCGCAACGCCCACCTCGAACAAACACGAAGAGGGCCGCGAGGCCCTCCAGATCACCATGAACCGACAAAAATCAGAAGCCTGCCCGCCAGGTTGGGCACGCCCGTGACGAAATGGATCAGGAACTCACCGTGACCCGCTTGAGCAGATCGAGTTCGTCGAGCACCTTGCCCGAGCCCAACACCACGCAGGACAGAGGCTCCTCGGCGATCACCACCGGCAAGCCGGTTTCCTCGCGCAGCAGGATGTCGAGATTACGCAGATTGGCGCCGCCGCCCGCCAGGATGATGCCCTTGTCGACGATATCCGCTGCGAGCTCGGGGGGCGTGCGCTCCAGAGCGATGCGCACCGCCTCGACGATGGCGTTGACGGTTTCGGAGAGGGCTTCGCGGATCTCGCTGGAATCAACCTCGAGCGTCTTGGGGATGCCGCTCACCAGATCGCGTCCCTTGACCTCCATGGTATGCACCGTACCGTCGGGATCGGGATAGGCGCTGCCGATTTCGATCTTGATCTGCTCGGCGGTACGCTCGCCGATGAGCAGATTATACTTGCGCTTGAGATACTGAACAATGGCTTCGTCGATCTTGTCGCCGCCGACCCGCACGCTCTTGGCGTAAACAATGCCCGCCAGGGAGATCACCGCGACCTCGGTGGTGCCGCCGCCGATATCGACGATCATGTTGCCCGAGGCCTCGGTGATCGGCAAACCGGCGCCGATGGCGGCGGCCATGGGCTCCTCGATCAGATAGACTTCGCGCGCCCCGGCCGATTCGGCCGATTCCTTGACGGCGCGCTTTTCCACCTGGGTAATGCCCGAGGGTACGCAGATGACGATGCGCGGGCGGACCAGGGTCTTGCGATTATGCACCTTCTGGATGAAATAGCGCAGCATTTCCTGGGTGATGTCGAAATCGGCGATGACGCCGTCCTTCATGGGGCGGATGGCGATGATGCTGCCCGGGGTGCGCCCAAGCATTTTCTTGGCTTCCATGCCCACGGCCAGAACGCGCCGCTGACCGACGCCGTCCTTCTGCACCGCGACCACGGAGGGTTCACAAACAACGATGCCCTTGCCGCGCAGGTAGACCAGTGTGTTGGCCGTCCCCAGGTCAATGGCGAGATCGTTGGAAAAAAAGCCGAGAATCGAATTGAACAGGTTGAACATTGGGCCGGCGGCTCCTTTCGTTCACTACGGACAGGAGGGGTCTCCCCCTGGCAAACCGGCGCTTACCCTACCAAAATCACCTCCCTTTAGCAAGATGCTTAAATTTAAAAAATTATTGCCAGACAGCGTTTTCATGCCGTATCATTCACCCTTATTTTTTGAATCATCCGGCCAAGGAGACCCTGCCTCATGCTTGATTTTATCCGCAAAAAACAGAAGACCCTGCTCGTCAAGCTGGTCTTCTGGACCATCATCGCCGCCTTTGTCGGCACCATCTTCCTGGTGTGGGGCAAGGGCAGCGACAGCGTTCAGGACCCGGCCGCCACCGCCTTGGTCATCAATGGGGAAAAGCTCTCCCTCGATGCGTTCCAACGGACTTACGGCAATCTCTACAATCTCTACCAGAGTCTCTACCGCGATCAGTTCACCCCCCAGATGGAGCGCAGCCTCGGCCTGCGCCAGATGGCCGCCGACCGCCTGACCGAGCAAACCCTCCTCGCGCAGGAAGCCAAACGGCGCGGCATCAAGGTGACACGCGACGAACTGGTGGCCTCCATCGCCGAAATCACCGCCTTCCATGAAGACGGCGTGTTCAGCCGTCAGCGCTACCTGCAAGTACTGAATTACCAGCGCATCACGCCGGAGGAGTTCGAGGCCAGCCAGCAGCGCCAACTGCTCATCAACAAGGTCATCGACGACATTCAGAAAAATGTCGCCGTCACCGACGAGGAAATCGAGACGGCGTTCCGCGACCGCAACGAGGAAGTCAATCTCTCCTTCGTCACCTTTGCCCCCGCGCTCTACGAGAACCGCGTGCAGGTCGACGACGCCCAACTGCGGGAATGGTTCGCCCAGCGCCAGGAGGATTTTCGCCAAGCCGAGGCGGTGGCGCTGCGCTATGTGGAATTCACGCCGTCCCGCTATCGCGACCAGGTCCGCTTTGACGATGCGGAAATCGAGCGCCATTACCGTCGCCACCTCGACCAGTTCGAGGTCCGCGAGCAAATTCAAGCCTCCCATATCTTGATTCGGGTCGCCGAGGATGCCGACGAGCAAAGCCTTGCGCCACGCCTGGAGCGCGCGCAGAAAGTCCTTGCCGATCTGAAAGCCGGCAAGGACTTTGCCGAGCTCGCGCGCCTTTATTCCGACGACGAGGCCAGCGCCGTCAAGGGCGGCGATCTTGGGTACTTCCCCCGCGGCGTCATGGTGCCCGCTTTCGAGCAGACCGCTTTCGCCCTGCGGCCGGGTGAACTCAGCGAATTGGTCCGCACGCCGTTTGGCTTTCACATCATCAAGGTGACCGGCTACATCGAAGCCGGAATCCGCCCCATGGAAGATGTCATCGAGCAGGTCAAAAACGGCTTGCGCGACGACAAGGCCCGGCAACTCGCCACGGAAAAAGCCATGGATGCCTACAACCTCAACCGTCGCGACGGCGATCTCGACGCAGCGGCGCGCGCCAACGATCTCGGCATTAAGGAAACGGGCTTCTTTACCCGTGGCGGCGCCATCGACGGCATCGGCGAATCCGCCGAAATCACCGAT carries:
- the mreC gene encoding rod shape-determining protein MreC gives rise to the protein MLRKFRPLILGICLVLAALFLYSANLRKKDQTSFFEQAVLTLAAPFQKTFDLAWERVSSGWRDYLWLVDTAQENAHLREENRLLKAELENLREIRLTNERLRELLEFKEEFALTAVPARVIAADATTWSRTVLLDKGTRSGVREGLPVVTPAGVVGRVIKASPGEARVLLITDAASAVASLVQRTRTRGVSRGRGDFLVLDFALRQEDIEVGDRVVTSGTGGVFPKGLLLGEVVRVERGDFGLFQTVEVAPAADFTRLEEVLVLVEEAP
- a CDS encoding rod shape-determining protein, with translation MFNLFNSILGFFSNDLAIDLGTANTLVYLRGKGIVVCEPSVVAVQKDGVGQRRVLAVGMEAKKMLGRTPGSIIAIRPMKDGVIADFDITQEMLRYFIQKVHNRKTLVRPRIVICVPSGITQVEKRAVKESAESAGAREVYLIEEPMAAAIGAGLPITEASGNMIVDIGGGTTEVAVISLAGIVYAKSVRVGGDKIDEAIVQYLKRKYNLLIGERTAEQIKIEIGSAYPDPDGTVHTMEVKGRDLVSGIPKTLEVDSSEIREALSETVNAIVEAVRIALERTPPELAADIVDKGIILAGGGANLRNLDILLREETGLPVVIAEEPLSCVVLGSGKVLDELDLLKRVTVSS
- the mrdA gene encoding penicillin-binding protein 2, with amino-acid sequence MKNETDVPDLTRRFLLLSLVAVVIFLLLLLRLWYLQVIQAERFQILSERNRIRYMPIAAPRGPIFDRDGQLLVDNRPAFGVSVMRQDIDDRERLLAQLSLLLDVDSETLEARLKAGRRFPFYRPVPMADDVSRDLLERVQENSLDLPGVLVDVHPMRSYPHADVAAHLFGYLGEITERELAQPAGKGYRSGDVIGKSGLEQTLEPFLRGIEGQRLVEVDVLGKELRVLKIQDPVPGNKVYLTLRQDVQLAAERALGEHAGAVVAMDVRSGEILAMASRPSFNPALFARGISGSEWLELLQNPRHPLQNKAIKGQYPPASTFKIVTALAALRAGVATPNTRVDCYGSFTLGNRQFRCWKRTGHGVTDLRKAMRESCDVWFYKVGLDLGIDRLAEMAREMGMGEALGFALAGEKEGLMPTRAWKRKRFNAPWYDGETVIAAIGQGYVLSTPLQLAVMTASVANGGQVLRPQVVKRIEGWDGQVLHEARPEVLKTVDFGASNLAAVQRSLEAAVNDPQATGRASRLDEFKVAGKTGTAQVVRLRDDDRDRASRVTPYRHRDHALFVAYAPADAPQIAVAVVVEHGQSGGGTAAPVARAVLEAYFGLNVSAPEAPAGHFGD
- the mreD gene encoding rod shape-determining protein MreD; amino-acid sequence: MKQVLIFVLLGFACALLQTAVFPRFLPPLARPELFVLLIVLLSLGQTAMRGGLIAWLLGLLVDVFAAQTLGLHGFVFLVTFFLIKLTERRLNTESSLLLVLLVFGGTLTLRGLTAITLLMLDEAGRSWRIILRQMPIQALTSALVACALLLLLRWLGRRTGMLEGVPGLRYLDTRYEK
- a CDS encoding SurA N-terminal domain-containing protein, encoding MLDFIRKKQKTLLVKLVFWTIIAAFVGTIFLVWGKGSDSVQDPAATALVINGEKLSLDAFQRTYGNLYNLYQSLYRDQFTPQMERSLGLRQMAADRLTEQTLLAQEAKRRGIKVTRDELVASIAEITAFHEDGVFSRQRYLQVLNYQRITPEEFEASQQRQLLINKVIDDIQKNVAVTDEEIETAFRDRNEEVNLSFVTFAPALYENRVQVDDAQLREWFAQRQEDFRQAEAVALRYVEFTPSRYRDQVRFDDAEIERHYRRHLDQFEVREQIQASHILIRVAEDADEQSLAPRLERAQKVLADLKAGKDFAELARLYSDDEASAVKGGDLGYFPRGVMVPAFEQTAFALRPGELSELVRTPFGFHIIKVTGYIEAGIRPMEDVIEQVKNGLRDDKARQLATEKAMDAYNLNRRDGDLDAAARANDLGIKETGFFTRGGAIDGIGESAEITDAAFALNPGELARPVVLPQGVFLFTVKEKRPSRLPDFDEVRAEAEAAYRREESVELARQAAEEFLAALGENGSLEARARKENLKVEETGLFSRAFDTFIPRLGNDANLFNAAFALEAPGARAHEVYSVAGKFVLVALKERKQADMSTLDAARREEIRTSLLATKQQEVLEKEVAALRQAAKVQITPALANFLER